The segment AATTAGCCGCCGCCGACCTGGCCTATCTCGCGCCGTGCGAGAACTCAATTGATGCGGTTGCCAGCCGTGACTACGCCGCCGAATTCCTGTTTGTCACCAGCATGATTGGCATCAACCTGTCGCGCCTGTGTGAAGAGGTGTGCATGTGGGCCTCGCGTCAGTTCCGCTGGGTTGAGCTGCACGACAGCTACGCCACCGGTAGCTCGATCATGCCGCAGAAGAAGAACCCGGATATCGCCGAGTTGACGCGTGGCCGTTCGGGCCGCCTGGTCGGCAACCTGACGGCGCTGCTCACCACCATGAAAGCGATGCCGCTGTCTTACAACCGCGACCTGAGCGACGACAAACGCAACGTGATTGACGCCGTCGATACCCTGTTGCTGGTGCTGCCTGCGATGGCCGGCATGATGGCGACGCTGAAATTCAACACCGAGGTGATGCGCGAGCAGGCCCCGGATGGTTTCACCCTGGCGACGGAAGTGGCCGACTGGCTGGCGATGCGCGGCGTGCCGTTCCGTGAAGCACACGAAATCACCGGTCAACTGGTACAGCTGTGCGAGCAGCAAGGTTGTGGCCTGTCCGATCTGAGCGATGCGCAGTTACAGGGGGTCGATAGCCGTCTGACCGCCGAAGTCCGTGGCGCACTGACGCTCGAATCCGCGCTGGCAGTCCGTAACGGTTACGGCGGCACGGCACCGGTGCGGGTACGCGAGCAACTGGCGCGTCTGCAAACCCTGATGCAGGCCCAGCAACAGTGGGCTGACGACTACGCTGGCCCGCGCGCCTGAGGAGACGCTGATGTCGCAATCGACCACCACCGCAACCAACAACGTCAGTAGCCAACCGCATTACGATCTCGATCGTTATCAGGTGGTGCCGCGCCGTTATTATGGCCGTATCACCGCCTCGGCGGTCATCCTGATCCTGCTGGCATTGCTGGTTAACGCCTTTGCGCACGGCAATATCGAATGGTCGTTTGTCGGCCAGTTCTTTACCGCCAAAGCGATTCTCGACGGGGTGGTCAACACCCTGATTATGTCCGTGCTGGCGATGGGCTTCGGCGTGTTGTTCGGGGTAATCACCGCCATCATGTACATGTCGCCCAACCCGGTGCTGCACTACATCGCGGTTGGTTACGCCTGGATCTTCCGTGGCACGCCGCTGATTCTGCAACTGCTGTTGTGGTTCAACCTGGCGTTGGTGTTTCCCACCATCAGCATTCCCGGTGTGTTCAGCGTACAAACCGTCACCGTCATGACACCGTTCCTCGCGGCACTGCTCGGCCTGAGCATCAACCAGGGGGCGTACACCTCCGAAGTGGTACGTGCCGGTCTGCTGTCGGTGGATACCGGTCAGTATGAGGCGGCGAAAGCCATCGGTATGCCGCGTTTGCAGGCGTTGCAGCGCATTATTTTGCCGCAGGCGATGCGCGTCATCCTGCCGCCGGTAGGCAACGAATTTATCAGCATGATCAAGACCACCAGTCTGGCGAGCATGATCCAGTACTCGGAACTGCTCTACAACACCCAGAACATCTACTTCGCCAACGCGCGCGTGATGGAACTGCTGTTTGTGGCCGGTATCTGGTACCTGATTGTGGTGACGGTGCTGTCGTTTGGTCAGAGCCAGCTGGAACGCTACTTCTCACGCGGCCATCGCCGTCGTCACTAAGGAGTGAGAGAGATGAGAAACATCGTGCGCGCCGTCAAGGTGAACAAATATTTCGACCAGTTCCACGCCTTGAAGGATGTCAGCCTTGAGGTGAATTACGGCGAGGTGATGTGCATTCTCGGGCCATCCGGCTCCGGTAAAAGCACCTTTCTGCGCTGTATCAACCAACTGGAGAAAATCGACCAGGGGGGGATCTGGGTCGATAACGAACTGGCGGGCTACCGTATCAACGGCAACAAACTTTACCCGTTGAGTGATAAGCAGATCGCCCGCCAGCGCCTGCAAACCGGCATGGTCTTTCAGCGCTTCAATCTGTTCCCGCATAAAACCGCGCTGGAAAACATCATCGAAGGACCGTGCCGCGTGCTGCTGCGTCCGAAACGTGAAGCCAGCGAAGAGGCGATGGCGCTGCTGGATCGCGTCGGACTGGCGCACAAAGCCCACGACTATCCACAGTCGCTGTCCGGTGGCCAACAGCAGCGTGTGGCGATTGCCCGTGCGCTGGCGATGAAACCGAAATTAATGCTGTTTGATGAACCCACCTCGGCACTCGATCCGGAAATGGTCGGCGAAGTGCTGGCGGTGATGCGTCAACTGGCAAAAGAAGGCACCACCATGCTGGTCGTTACCCATGAAATGGGCTTTGCCCGTGAAGTGGCGAACCAGGTGGTGTTTATGGACGAGGGACGCATTATCGAGCAGGGCGCACCGGAAGACATTCTGTTGAACCCGCAAAACCCACGGATGAAAAACTTTATCAACGCGATTCTTCTTTAACTGACCGGGGTGATTTGAATGAAAAAACTGTTACTGAGCGCCGTAAGTGCCGCGCTGTTGCTGCAATCGTCGGCCTGGGCCGATATCGCTGTGCCAGCGTCGATCAAAGAGAAAGGTTTGACCGTGGCGATCATGCCGAACTATCCGCCGATGGATTTTAAAGATCCGGCCAGCAACCAGTTGACCGGCGTCGATTACGATCTCGGCATGGCGATTGGTCAGAAGCTGGGCGTGAAGATCAACTGGCAGGAGATCGCGTTCGAACAGATGGTCAACGCCGTGGTGACCAAACGCGTTGATATGGTGATGTCCGGTATGACCGACACCAAAGAACGGCAGAAGGTGGTTAACTTTATCGACTACTTCAAAACCGGCCCGCAGTTCTACACCTTATCCGCGCGCAGCGACATCAACAGCGCGATGGATTTGTGCGGCAAGCGCGTAGGCACCAGCCGTCGCACCACCTTCCCGCAGGAAATTGCTAACTGGAGCAAAGCCCACTGCGAAGCCGCCGGTAAGCCCGCCATCATTGTGGTCGGGGCGGAAGGGACGGCGGATGCCCGCACTCAGTTGCGTCAACGTCGTCTGGATGGTGCGGTACAGGGCAGCGAAACCCTGCCGTACATCATGAACCTGGAAAAGGGCACCTTTAAGCCGCTCGATAAAGCCTTCTCCTTCCAGTACACCGGCATGGCGATCGGTAAAGATGCATCGGATCTGACCACCGCTGTGCAGGGCGCGCTGGATGCGATGATTGCCGCCGGCACTTACCAGAAGATCCTCAGCAAATGGGGTCTGGGCGACAACGGTGTGGCAAAAGCCACGGTAAACCAGGGCTAACAGGAGGCGGCTGATGCAACAACCGGGCGCAGTGCGCTGGCCACAGGGCAAGCGCGGCTGTATGGCGCTGGCGTTTGACCTTGATGGTCCCACCGGCGATGCCATGTTGAATGGCAGCCTGTGGTCGACGCCGGAGTATTTCACTTTTGGCGCTTACGGGCCGTACCGCGCGCTCGGGCGTTTGCTCGATCTGCTGCGGGCGTTTCAACTGCCCGCCACCTTCTTTGTTCCCGCGTGGGTGGTGGAGCAGTGGCCGCAGCAGTGCCAGGCGATTATTGAGCAGGGCCACGAAGTGGCTTATCACGGCTATCGCCACGAATCTTTCTGGGCGATTTCGCCGGAAGAACAACGGGCGGTGATGGCAAAATCGGCGGCGATCTTTAAACAATATCTCGGCATTACCGCTTGTGGCTTTCGCACGCCGTCAGGTGACTGGCATGCAGAAACGCCGCAGATCCTGCGTGACGCTGGGGTGATCTACTCCAGCAGTATGCGCGGCGACGATCGTCCCTACAGCATCCCGGTAGCCGGACATACGCCGCTGGTGGAAATCCCCGGCAAATGGGAGATGGATGATTACGCCTCGCTGGCCTATACGCGCCAGCCGGACTTCCCGAAAGGCGGCGATCGTATTGCCAGCTATGCCCACACCCGCGACAACTGGCAGCGCGAATTTGATGGCGCGATGGATGAGGGCTTATGCCTGACCACCCTGTTCCATCCGAAAATCTCCGGTCAGCCAGGGCGGTTGCTGCTGCTGGAACAGCTGTTTGAACATATGACAGCGCGCGATGATGTGTGGTTTGCGCGTTGCGATGCGGTGGCGCACTGGTACTTGCAGGAGCAGCAGCATGACTGAATCTTCCCGCTGGCCGCTGGGCTTCCAGTCGGCGGCGATTATCACCATCGATTTTAACGATATTCATGGCATTCTCACCCAGGCACCGGCGGTGGCAGGGCGCGACAAAACCCTGTCGGTATGGCGCTATGGCACGCTGCGCGGCGTCGATCGTCTGTTGAGTTTGCTGGCGGAAAAACAGCTCAAAGCCAGTTGGTGTCTGCCAGCGATTGTGGCGGAGGAGCAGCCGGAGCTGGTGCAACGTATCATCGTCGATGGCCATGAAATCGCCTGTAGCGGCGACCGTCATGAGGATTTCTCCACGCTGACCCTGGAACAACAAATTGCCAGCATCACGCGGGGTTGCGACAAACTGGCGCAGCTAACCGGCCAACCGATTCAGGGGTTTCGTACCCCGGCAGGGCAGTGGAAACCGGGGCTGGCCCAGGCGTTGATTGAGCAGGGAATTCGCTGGTCCTCCAGCTGGCGCGGAGACGATCTGCCCTATTTCCACCCCGGCACCCGGTTGGTGGAACTGCCGATGCACTACACGCTGGAAGATGAACCCTATTTTGCCTTTAACCTCAGTCCGGCGATTCCACCGGGACAGTCGCGTATTGCCCCCTATGGCGAAACCCTCGACAACCTGACCCAGGATTTCCGCGGTTTCCATCGTTTTGGCCTGTGTTATCTGCTGCGTTTGCACCCGGAGATTATCGGCACGGCCGGACGCATTGGTCTGCTGCGATCGCTGCTCGATACGCTGCAACAACACAACGTATGGATCGCTACGGCGCAGCAGGTGGCAGCGCATTGGCAGAGCCAACCCGACAACGGCGCGGATCATCCGGCTGAAGTTTTCACCCGCATCATCGGAGAGAACAATGCTTAATCAGCTGGCGAGTTTTATTGCTGAAACCCGTTTTGACCAGTTGCCTGTGGCGCTGGTGGAGCAGGCTAAACGTCACTTCCTTGATACCCTTGGCGCTTCGCTGGCGGGTAGCGATAGCCCGATCTGGCGTGAGTGCCAGACGTTGGTCGAGGCCGAGGGCGGTTATGCTCAGGCGCAGGTGTGGGGCAGCGCGCAACAGGTCAATGCCCGTCAGGCAGCGTGGCTGAATGGCGTGGCGGCGCATATGTATGAGCTGGACGATACCGGGGGCTGTGACCATTCCGGTGCGGTGGTGATCCCGGCGTTGCTGGCAGTACTGTCGCTGGCCCCGCAGCCAGTGAGTGGCCAGGCGCTGCTGACCGCAATGGTGATCGGTTATGACATTGGGCGTCGGGTGCTGGAGGCTTGCGGCGGTTATTCGGCGCATAACGGTGCGGGCTGGCACTCCACCGCCAGCTGTGGCGTGTTTGGCGCGGCGGCAGCGGTGTGTTCGCTGTTGCAACTCACCCCGGCACAAAGCGCTTCGGCGCTGGGTATTGCGGCCAGTTTCAGTGGGGGATTGTGGGGCTTTATTCACGACGGTTCGCATACCAAAAAACTGCACGCAGCGCGTGCGGCAGAAGGTGGGGTACAGGCAGCACTGCTGGCGCAACGTGGTATCAGCGGTCCTGCGGCGGTCTTCGAGCCGCGCTGGGGTGGTTTCCTGCAAACCCTGGCGCTGGACACTCAGCAGCCCGAGGCGCTGGTGGCCGATCTCGGCGTGGTGTGGAAGCTGGCGCGCTGTTCGATCAAACCCTATGCCGCCTGTCGTGGCACCCATTCGGCAATTGATGCGCTGGGTATGCTGTTGCAGCAACAAGCGCTGGCGACCGCAGATATCGCGCGCATTGTGGTGGGGCTAAACCCCTTCCTGCTGGAGATGTGTGGCACCCGTGATGTCGCCAGCCTGGCGGCGGCGCAGATGAGTTTGCCTTATGCGCTGACGGCGCGCGCGTTGTATGGCGCGGCAGACCTGGCCAGCTATGATGAGGCAAAACGCCAGCATCCTGATGCCGAAGCCTTGATGGCGCGGGTGGAGCTGGTGATCGATCCTGAACAGAACCGCGACGCTGAACCCTGGGTGCGGCTGGAGACGGTGCAAGGTGAGCAGTGGCAGCAACATGTGGCGGTGCCGTCCGGAGCACCCGCCAATCCGCTGAGCCTGGAGGCACTGCTGGCGAAATACCGTAGCCTCGCGGCGCGCGTCCTGCCAGAAGCGCAGGTGGTGCAGTTGGAAACGGTGTGCATGGCGTTGGATGACATTAGCGATGTCAGTCAGATTGCGGCGTTACTGGCAGTCAAACAACATTAACGTTGCGCGATGAATCGCGCCGCTACACATATTGGTACATCTCGTAGCGGCGCGATTTATCGCGCGGTTACTGTGTTGCCAGTTTCTCAACGCGTGCGATTGCTGCCAGCAAGCGCTCATCCGTCACCGTTTCCGCCATATTCGCCATATCCGGCGCATGCACCGATTCACGTACAATCAGCGCCAGCTCGGCTGTGTCCAGATCGGCAATTTCAGTCAACGTCAGCGGTACACCGCAATCGCGTGCCAGACGCATTTCTGCCAGCACTTCGTCATCGCTGCGCTGTTCCAGCGCCAGCAGACACAGATTGCCGAAGCCGACCAGCAGGCCATGACCAAACTCTCGCGTCTTATCGCAGAAGGTAAAGCCTTCGTAGATAGCATGAGATGCCGCTGCGTGTGCTCCGTTGCTCATCAGCG is part of the Pantoea phytobeneficialis genome and harbors:
- a CDS encoding ABC transporter substrate-binding protein — encoded protein: MKKLLLSAVSAALLLQSSAWADIAVPASIKEKGLTVAIMPNYPPMDFKDPASNQLTGVDYDLGMAIGQKLGVKINWQEIAFEQMVNAVVTKRVDMVMSGMTDTKERQKVVNFIDYFKTGPQFYTLSARSDINSAMDLCGKRVGTSRRTTFPQEIANWSKAHCEAAGKPAIIVVGAEGTADARTQLRQRRLDGAVQGSETLPYIMNLEKGTFKPLDKAFSFQYTGMAIGKDASDLTTAVQGALDAMIAAGTYQKILSKWGLGDNGVAKATVNQG
- a CDS encoding polysaccharide deacetylase family protein, with the protein product MQQPGAVRWPQGKRGCMALAFDLDGPTGDAMLNGSLWSTPEYFTFGAYGPYRALGRLLDLLRAFQLPATFFVPAWVVEQWPQQCQAIIEQGHEVAYHGYRHESFWAISPEEQRAVMAKSAAIFKQYLGITACGFRTPSGDWHAETPQILRDAGVIYSSSMRGDDRPYSIPVAGHTPLVEIPGKWEMDDYASLAYTRQPDFPKGGDRIASYAHTRDNWQREFDGAMDEGLCLTTLFHPKISGQPGRLLLLEQLFEHMTARDDVWFARCDAVAHWYLQEQQHD
- a CDS encoding MmgE/PrpD family protein — translated: MLNQLASFIAETRFDQLPVALVEQAKRHFLDTLGASLAGSDSPIWRECQTLVEAEGGYAQAQVWGSAQQVNARQAAWLNGVAAHMYELDDTGGCDHSGAVVIPALLAVLSLAPQPVSGQALLTAMVIGYDIGRRVLEACGGYSAHNGAGWHSTASCGVFGAAAAVCSLLQLTPAQSASALGIAASFSGGLWGFIHDGSHTKKLHAARAAEGGVQAALLAQRGISGPAAVFEPRWGGFLQTLALDTQQPEALVADLGVVWKLARCSIKPYAACRGTHSAIDALGMLLQQQALATADIARIVVGLNPFLLEMCGTRDVASLAAAQMSLPYALTARALYGAADLASYDEAKRQHPDAEALMARVELVIDPEQNRDAEPWVRLETVQGEQWQQHVAVPSGAPANPLSLEALLAKYRSLAARVLPEAQVVQLETVCMALDDISDVSQIAALLAVKQH
- a CDS encoding polysaccharide deacetylase family protein; translated protein: MTESSRWPLGFQSAAIITIDFNDIHGILTQAPAVAGRDKTLSVWRYGTLRGVDRLLSLLAEKQLKASWCLPAIVAEEQPELVQRIIVDGHEIACSGDRHEDFSTLTLEQQIASITRGCDKLAQLTGQPIQGFRTPAGQWKPGLAQALIEQGIRWSSSWRGDDLPYFHPGTRLVELPMHYTLEDEPYFAFNLSPAIPPGQSRIAPYGETLDNLTQDFRGFHRFGLCYLLRLHPEIIGTAGRIGLLRSLLDTLQQHNVWIATAQQVAAHWQSQPDNGADHPAEVFTRIIGENNA
- a CDS encoding amino acid ABC transporter permease translates to MSQSTTTATNNVSSQPHYDLDRYQVVPRRYYGRITASAVILILLALLVNAFAHGNIEWSFVGQFFTAKAILDGVVNTLIMSVLAMGFGVLFGVITAIMYMSPNPVLHYIAVGYAWIFRGTPLILQLLLWFNLALVFPTISIPGVFSVQTVTVMTPFLAALLGLSINQGAYTSEVVRAGLLSVDTGQYEAAKAIGMPRLQALQRIILPQAMRVILPPVGNEFISMIKTTSLASMIQYSELLYNTQNIYFANARVMELLFVAGIWYLIVVTVLSFGQSQLERYFSRGHRRRH
- the argH gene encoding argininosuccinate lyase → MSEKAELLWGARFKAAPAASLTALSRSPDYYFALAPYDFAGCRAHARELARGELLSDAELSTMLAAIDELDAEFRAGQLHPIAADEDVHTFVERALTERLGTLGGKLRAGRSRNDQTVNDLRLYLRDNGRKVVTALLGLQQALVEQAAQHTESVAPGFTHLQQAQPIVFGHQLLAHAQSFARDIERMQDWDRRSARCPLGAAAMAGSAIARQPELAAADLAYLAPCENSIDAVASRDYAAEFLFVTSMIGINLSRLCEEVCMWASRQFRWVELHDSYATGSSIMPQKKNPDIAELTRGRSGRLVGNLTALLTTMKAMPLSYNRDLSDDKRNVIDAVDTLLLVLPAMAGMMATLKFNTEVMREQAPDGFTLATEVADWLAMRGVPFREAHEITGQLVQLCEQQGCGLSDLSDAQLQGVDSRLTAEVRGALTLESALAVRNGYGGTAPVRVREQLARLQTLMQAQQQWADDYAGPRA
- a CDS encoding amino acid ABC transporter ATP-binding protein, which produces MRNIVRAVKVNKYFDQFHALKDVSLEVNYGEVMCILGPSGSGKSTFLRCINQLEKIDQGGIWVDNELAGYRINGNKLYPLSDKQIARQRLQTGMVFQRFNLFPHKTALENIIEGPCRVLLRPKREASEEAMALLDRVGLAHKAHDYPQSLSGGQQQRVAIARALAMKPKLMLFDEPTSALDPEMVGEVLAVMRQLAKEGTTMLVVTHEMGFAREVANQVVFMDEGRIIEQGAPEDILLNPQNPRMKNFINAILL